A part of Geothrix oryzae genomic DNA contains:
- a CDS encoding ATP-dependent DNA helicase: MDRYFAPSEGRIFACFPGAEDRPGQRRMAELVHNAVVDGTARFQKWRDGGGEPEARPEAVIQAVEAGTGTGKSLGYLIPALAAGRHPILVATRTKQLQRQLLEEDVPRAAGILGRPIKAVLAKGRANYLCRTAWEAVSTDAHLEFSRADQQLWLALQRWTRETQDGDREGLGRFGEGESPLWDKINARAERCTGRQCPRYEDCFLTKLRAEVAEADLIIVNHALLLADRVLRESAFGQVLPDAPVLILDEAHDLEEQLTESCAEAWSSRAMNLLFTDLRDAAKGQGAGLAALLEPWERAWADILAWVPLEGGVLPLLSPGPEMKALADAVGAWVEAGHPLWMEARRLGSADPENPLWMRLAERVGTAFSRMEQIFAQPEGWVSTLNREGPSLVHFKSNPVDVRPFFHQHVRRGFESVILTSATLRDGRGFNGLGLRLGFTRPEVEVAEHVESPFDFEAQGLLFVPPGLPERRAGGGGVGDPAWIEASLSAMERMLRASRGRALLLFTSRKMLAAFRPRLEDALPELTFFVQGDGLSRTQLLDRFRATPSAVLLGLASFWQGVDLPGEALSLVVVSALPFAPPDDPVLQARIREADAQRDGLGFIGIQVPQMTLKLKQGIGRLIRTRTDRGVVAVLDPRLMLPSEDRLGKRYAAQVRAALPPFPVTRDWDRVEAFLHQL; encoded by the coding sequence ATGGACCGCTACTTCGCCCCGTCGGAGGGCCGGATCTTCGCCTGCTTCCCGGGGGCCGAGGACCGGCCCGGCCAGCGGCGCATGGCCGAGCTGGTGCACAACGCCGTGGTGGACGGTACCGCCCGCTTCCAGAAGTGGCGCGACGGAGGCGGCGAACCCGAGGCCCGGCCGGAAGCCGTGATCCAGGCGGTGGAGGCGGGCACAGGCACGGGCAAGAGCCTGGGCTACCTGATCCCGGCCCTGGCCGCCGGTCGCCATCCCATCCTGGTGGCCACCCGCACCAAGCAGCTCCAGCGGCAGCTGCTGGAGGAGGATGTGCCCCGGGCGGCGGGCATCCTGGGCCGGCCCATCAAGGCCGTGCTGGCCAAGGGCCGCGCCAACTACCTCTGCCGCACGGCCTGGGAGGCCGTCTCCACGGATGCCCACCTGGAGTTCAGCCGGGCCGACCAGCAGCTCTGGCTGGCCCTGCAGCGCTGGACCCGCGAGACCCAGGATGGGGATCGAGAGGGGCTGGGCCGCTTCGGAGAGGGCGAGTCGCCCCTGTGGGACAAGATCAACGCGCGGGCCGAGCGCTGCACGGGCCGCCAGTGCCCCCGCTACGAGGACTGCTTCCTCACCAAGCTGCGGGCGGAGGTGGCCGAGGCCGACCTCATCATCGTCAACCATGCGCTCCTGCTGGCCGACCGTGTGCTGCGCGAATCCGCCTTCGGCCAGGTGCTGCCCGACGCACCCGTGCTCATCCTCGATGAGGCCCACGACCTGGAGGAACAGCTCACGGAGAGCTGCGCCGAGGCCTGGTCCAGCCGCGCCATGAACCTGCTCTTCACGGATCTGCGGGACGCCGCCAAGGGGCAGGGCGCGGGCCTGGCGGCTCTGCTGGAACCCTGGGAGCGGGCCTGGGCCGACATTCTCGCCTGGGTGCCCCTCGAAGGCGGTGTGCTGCCTCTGCTGAGCCCCGGCCCCGAGATGAAGGCCTTGGCGGATGCCGTGGGTGCCTGGGTGGAGGCGGGGCACCCCCTGTGGATGGAGGCGCGCCGCCTCGGTTCGGCCGATCCCGAGAACCCGCTGTGGATGCGCCTCGCGGAGCGGGTGGGCACGGCCTTCTCGCGCATGGAGCAGATCTTCGCCCAGCCCGAAGGCTGGGTCTCCACCCTCAACCGGGAGGGCCCGAGCCTCGTCCACTTCAAGTCGAACCCGGTGGATGTCCGCCCCTTCTTCCATCAGCATGTGCGCCGCGGCTTCGAGAGCGTGATCCTCACCAGCGCCACCCTGCGGGATGGCCGCGGCTTCAATGGCCTGGGGCTGCGCCTGGGATTCACGCGGCCCGAGGTGGAGGTCGCCGAGCATGTGGAGAGCCCCTTCGACTTCGAGGCCCAGGGCCTGCTCTTCGTGCCGCCGGGCCTGCCCGAGCGCCGCGCGGGCGGCGGGGGCGTGGGCGATCCGGCCTGGATCGAGGCCTCGCTTTCGGCCATGGAGCGCATGCTGCGGGCCAGCCGGGGCCGGGCCCTGCTGCTCTTCACCAGCCGCAAGATGCTGGCGGCCTTCCGGCCCCGGCTGGAGGACGCGCTGCCCGAGCTCACCTTCTTCGTGCAGGGCGATGGCCTCTCCCGCACCCAGCTGCTGGACCGCTTCCGCGCCACGCCCTCGGCGGTGCTGCTGGGCCTGGCCAGCTTCTGGCAGGGCGTGGACCTGCCCGGCGAGGCACTCAGCCTGGTGGTGGTCTCCGCGCTGCCCTTCGCGCCTCCGGACGACCCCGTGCTGCAGGCCCGCATCCGCGAGGCGGACGCCCAGCGCGACGGCCTGGGCTTCATCGGCATCCAGGTGCCCCAGATGACGCTCAAGCTGAAGCAGGGCATCGGCCGGCTCATCCGCACCCGCACCGACCGCGGCGTGGTGGCGGTGCTGGATCCGCGCCTCATGCTGCCCAGCGAGGACCGCCTGGGCAAGCGCTACGCCGCCCAGGTGCGGGCGGCGCTGCCTCCCTTCCCCGTGACCCGGGATTGGGACCGGGTGGAGGCCTTCTTGCATCAGCTGTGA
- a CDS encoding M56 family metallopeptidase, whose amino-acid sequence MTTLLSLVQHPLAQTLGWTLIHFLWQGAALGLLAWMGLLLMRGASAKARYGVACAFLLLMVAAPTGTFLLLQQSSAALAEPLRLSLEASAATAARTGAAVPDAPLPQRVKATLDPVLPWLLAGWAVGVLLLSTRFLGSWVRVQRLRRLGATPVPAEWHLVVSRLCRDLKLARAVRLLQSAAVEVPTALGWLRPVILLPACALSGLTPLQLEAILAHELAHIRRGDFLVNLLQSLVEVLFFYHPAVWWLSARIRAEREHCCDDVAAELCGDPLILARALTDLEALREPAAASPTHLAMAANGGSLMHRIRHLLQPSLPIPGGVRATTLVLLAASLLGAAGVVLQDKDKETTPKGGSSTRMKVLDGDRQVDVRLKGEVKLDPSAQEPVTVPGDGSFRIEEKKGGKLRTYAATKDKKTYTVDGQEKALDAEGEAWLRDAVKEAAKAQAGRDKAHRIEIRTRHFEGRTRDMEARERELDARSRDMEIRTKDLEHRAQSMTPEERAKLQTEADRLKAEGEKLKVKGERWKAEAERLKADPEMQALIAKAEAEGHRVHMEVRKHQDGPPGTVVIRRHEDGKGVVEKRLKVIQEGGDPKEGGTWAFIGPEASDEETVIVEGMDKEIHIPPVPMPRMRFKHSAPDPGVDPQVEIRALQSAMKSMQKRLDQLQKQMATAPKAPKATKQPRLAPMTPLAPMAPLPPPPPPPPPAPEAPPAPPAPPEDPHR is encoded by the coding sequence ATGACCACGCTCCTGTCGCTCGTGCAACACCCCCTGGCCCAGACCCTGGGCTGGACCCTGATCCACTTCCTCTGGCAGGGGGCGGCCCTGGGCCTGCTGGCCTGGATGGGCCTCCTGCTCATGCGTGGCGCCAGCGCCAAGGCCCGCTATGGCGTGGCCTGCGCCTTCCTGCTGCTCATGGTGGCCGCCCCCACGGGGACCTTCCTGCTGCTTCAGCAGTCCTCGGCGGCCCTGGCCGAGCCCTTGCGCCTGAGCCTGGAGGCATCTGCAGCCACGGCCGCGAGAACGGGGGCGGCGGTTCCGGATGCGCCGCTGCCCCAGCGGGTCAAGGCCACCCTGGATCCGGTCTTGCCCTGGCTGCTGGCCGGATGGGCCGTCGGGGTCCTGCTGCTGTCTACCCGGTTCCTGGGGAGCTGGGTCCGCGTGCAGCGCCTGCGCCGGCTCGGCGCCACGCCCGTTCCTGCCGAATGGCACCTGGTCGTGTCGCGGCTCTGCCGGGACCTGAAGCTCGCCCGCGCCGTGCGGCTGCTCCAGTCCGCCGCAGTGGAGGTGCCCACGGCCCTGGGCTGGCTGCGTCCCGTGATCCTGCTGCCCGCCTGCGCCCTGTCGGGCCTGACGCCCTTGCAGCTAGAGGCCATCCTGGCCCACGAGCTGGCCCACATCCGCCGGGGTGATTTCCTGGTGAACCTGCTCCAATCCCTCGTCGAAGTGCTGTTCTTCTACCACCCCGCCGTCTGGTGGCTGTCGGCCCGCATCCGCGCCGAGCGCGAACACTGCTGCGACGATGTGGCCGCCGAGCTCTGCGGCGACCCCCTGATCCTGGCCCGGGCCCTCACCGACCTCGAGGCCCTGCGCGAACCCGCCGCCGCATCCCCCACCCACCTGGCCATGGCCGCCAATGGAGGCTCCCTCATGCATCGCATCCGCCACCTGCTCCAACCCTCCCTGCCCATCCCCGGCGGTGTCCGCGCCACGACCCTCGTCCTGCTGGCGGCCTCTCTGCTGGGCGCGGCGGGCGTCGTCCTCCAGGACAAAGACAAGGAAACCACCCCCAAGGGCGGCTCCAGCACCCGCATGAAGGTTCTCGACGGCGACCGCCAGGTGGATGTGCGCCTGAAAGGCGAGGTCAAGCTCGACCCTTCCGCCCAGGAACCCGTGACCGTGCCCGGCGACGGCAGCTTCCGCATCGAAGAGAAGAAGGGCGGGAAGCTCCGGACCTATGCCGCCACGAAGGACAAGAAGACCTACACCGTGGATGGCCAGGAGAAGGCCCTGGACGCCGAGGGTGAAGCCTGGCTGCGCGACGCCGTGAAGGAGGCCGCCAAGGCGCAGGCAGGACGCGACAAGGCCCACCGCATCGAGATTCGCACCCGGCATTTCGAGGGCCGCACCCGGGATATGGAAGCCCGCGAGCGGGAGCTGGATGCCCGTTCGCGCGACATGGAGATCAGGACGAAGGACCTGGAACACCGCGCCCAGAGCATGACGCCGGAAGAGCGAGCCAAACTTCAGACGGAGGCCGATCGTCTGAAGGCCGAGGGTGAAAAACTGAAGGTCAAAGGGGAACGCTGGAAGGCTGAGGCTGAACGCCTCAAGGCCGACCCCGAGATGCAGGCCCTCATCGCCAAGGCGGAGGCTGAGGGCCACAGGGTGCACATGGAAGTTCGCAAGCATCAGGACGGTCCTCCCGGGACCGTGGTGATCCGGCGCCACGAGGACGGCAAGGGCGTCGTGGAAAAGCGGCTGAAGGTGATCCAGGAGGGCGGTGACCCCAAGGAAGGCGGCACCTGGGCCTTCATCGGGCCTGAGGCCTCCGACGAGGAGACCGTGATCGTCGAAGGCATGGACAAGGAGATCCACATTCCGCCCGTCCCCATGCCCCGGATGCGCTTCAAGCACTCGGCGCCGGACCCGGGAGTCGATCCGCAGGTGGAGATCCGGGCCCTGCAGTCGGCCATGAAGTCGATGCAGAAGCGCCTCGACCAGCTGCAAAAGCAGATGGCCACGGCACCGAAGGCCCCCAAGGCGACGAAACAGCCCCGGCTGGCGCCCATGACCCCCCTGGCCCCCATGGCGCCCCTCCCGCCGCCTCCGCCTCCACCGCCGCCCGCGCCGGAAGCCCCCCCGGCCCCGCCCGCGCCGCCCGAAGACCCCCATCGCTGA
- a CDS encoding BlaI/MecI/CopY family transcriptional regulator, whose amino-acid sequence MQPSVRPTDAELAILRVLWERGPSTVRQVFEVLSAERELGYTTALKMLQIMDEKGLVQRDATDRTHVFSATQTQAETQRTMLDDLLDKAFGGSSSNLVMQALATRKASREELAEIRKMLDQAEGRKR is encoded by the coding sequence ATGCAGCCTTCCGTCCGCCCCACCGATGCCGAACTCGCCATCCTCCGAGTCCTCTGGGAGCGGGGACCGAGCACGGTGCGGCAGGTCTTCGAGGTGCTGTCGGCGGAGCGGGAGCTCGGCTATACGACGGCACTGAAGATGCTGCAGATCATGGATGAGAAGGGCCTGGTTCAGCGGGACGCCACGGATCGCACGCATGTCTTCTCGGCCACCCAGACCCAGGCCGAGACCCAGCGGACCATGCTCGACGACCTGCTGGACAAGGCCTTCGGGGGGTCCTCCTCGAACCTGGTGATGCAGGCGCTCGCCACGCGCAAAGCCAGCCGGGAGGAATTGGCGGAAATCCGGAAGATGCTCGACCAGGCGGAAGGGAGGAAGCGATGA
- a CDS encoding alpha/beta fold hydrolase — translation MFLGWILGALALGALLIIVLAFGWLMLKRPLELLDWGTRRALGRAGLEKCVVPSPVGPQTVFVGGTGPLLVFLHGAGHQAGTWLQSVRALGTDYTLIIPDLAGHGESAPVTGPIQASDIVGGLEAVIASQAQGRPVTLIGNSLGGWMAMVLATRHPEWVERIVAVNGGPLAGTDASVRMLPATREEARETMARLRDASSPAIPNHVLDDLVRRSRSGPFARFVATTPTMGAWALTEAQLATIQVPVRLIWGVSDGLMPLAYAERMRAALPDVELFPLERCGHVPQQEAPERFLAALRQALG, via the coding sequence ATGTTTTTGGGATGGATCCTGGGTGCCCTGGCGCTGGGCGCGTTGCTCATCATCGTTCTCGCCTTCGGCTGGCTGATGCTCAAGCGGCCGCTGGAACTCTTGGATTGGGGCACGCGGCGGGCCTTGGGCCGGGCCGGCCTGGAGAAGTGCGTCGTCCCCTCGCCGGTGGGCCCCCAGACTGTCTTCGTGGGGGGCACGGGGCCCTTGCTGGTGTTCCTGCACGGCGCCGGTCACCAGGCCGGGACCTGGCTGCAGTCCGTCCGGGCCCTCGGTACAGACTACACCCTGATCATCCCGGACCTCGCGGGCCACGGCGAGAGCGCCCCCGTCACGGGCCCCATCCAGGCCTCGGACATCGTGGGTGGACTGGAGGCCGTGATCGCCAGCCAGGCCCAGGGCCGTCCGGTCACCCTCATCGGCAACTCGCTGGGCGGCTGGATGGCGATGGTGCTGGCCACCCGGCACCCCGAATGGGTGGAACGGATCGTCGCCGTCAACGGCGGCCCCCTGGCAGGCACCGATGCGAGCGTGCGCATGCTGCCGGCCACCCGTGAGGAGGCCCGCGAGACCATGGCCCGGCTGCGGGATGCCAGCAGTCCCGCCATCCCCAACCATGTCCTGGATGATCTGGTGCGCCGCTCCCGAAGCGGGCCCTTCGCCCGCTTCGTGGCCACCACCCCCACCATGGGGGCCTGGGCACTCACCGAGGCCCAGCTCGCCACCATCCAGGTTCCGGTGCGGCTGATCTGGGGTGTCTCGGATGGACTGATGCCCCTGGCCTACGCCGAGCGCATGCGGGCGGCCCTGCCCGATGTCGAGCTCTTCCCGCTGGAACGCTGTGGGCATGTCCCCCAGCAGGAGGCCCCCGAGCGCTTCCTGGCGGCGCTACGGCAGGCCCTGGGATAA
- a CDS encoding 3-oxoacyl-ACP synthase, producing MHVGIIGYGNWIPSGRVTAADLAAATGIPEEVIALKFGVKGKPIAGPGETTAFMGLAAANKALASAGIEGGAVDLVIWCGAQHKDYPCWLAGLYVANQIGAKNAWSFDMEAMCGSMMAALDVAKALMTTHPELGTVLLVSGYRNNDLIDPAVPETRFMLDIGSGGSALVLKKNAGRNAILASAFRGDGSLSEMCIVPALGSKAWPPASGDLARAHFVVPDEPAFKAKLGEVTMPNFYAVIRESLKLSGLSERELDYLAILHFKRSAHDAVLAELGLRQDQSTYLDEYGHLGQNDQVLSLELGLRDGKIHDGSRLVFVGAGLGFVWAATTIQWGPYSE from the coding sequence ATGCATGTAGGCATCATCGGGTACGGAAACTGGATCCCCTCGGGCAGGGTGACGGCCGCGGATCTGGCCGCTGCCACCGGCATCCCCGAGGAGGTCATCGCCCTGAAGTTCGGCGTGAAGGGCAAGCCCATCGCCGGGCCCGGCGAGACCACGGCCTTCATGGGGCTGGCCGCTGCCAACAAAGCGCTGGCCAGCGCCGGGATCGAGGGGGGCGCCGTGGATCTGGTGATCTGGTGCGGCGCCCAGCACAAGGACTACCCCTGCTGGCTGGCCGGCCTCTATGTGGCCAACCAGATCGGCGCAAAGAACGCCTGGAGCTTCGACATGGAGGCCATGTGCGGCTCCATGATGGCCGCCCTGGATGTGGCCAAGGCCCTCATGACCACGCACCCCGAGCTGGGAACCGTTCTCCTCGTCTCGGGCTACCGCAACAACGACCTCATCGACCCGGCCGTGCCCGAGACCCGGTTCATGCTCGACATCGGCTCCGGCGGCTCCGCCCTGGTGCTGAAGAAGAATGCCGGCCGGAACGCCATCCTAGCCTCGGCCTTCCGCGGCGATGGCTCCCTGTCCGAGATGTGCATCGTGCCGGCCCTGGGTTCCAAGGCCTGGCCCCCTGCATCCGGCGATCTGGCGCGGGCTCACTTCGTGGTGCCGGACGAGCCGGCCTTCAAGGCCAAGCTGGGCGAGGTGACCATGCCCAACTTCTACGCCGTGATCCGCGAATCGCTGAAGCTGTCCGGCCTGTCGGAGCGGGAGCTCGACTACCTCGCCATCCTCCACTTCAAGCGCAGCGCCCACGATGCGGTCCTGGCCGAGCTGGGCCTCCGGCAAGACCAGAGCACCTACCTGGACGAGTACGGCCATCTGGGCCAGAACGACCAAGTGCTCTCGCTTGAGCTTGGGCTGAGGGACGGAAAGATCCACGACGGCTCCCGCTTGGTGTTCGTGGGCGCCGGACTCGGGTTCGTTTGGGCCGCCACCACCATCCAGTGGGGCCCGTATTCGGAGTAG
- a CDS encoding acetyl-CoA hydrolase/transferase family protein, giving the protein MNAQDIYRSKRITIDEAVSHIQSDNDVIVAQCASEPQGCMSRFHIVGDRVRNVRVFSVLTLKEYDFYMKKEMQGHFELASWFHAPGSRAALKAGTGTVTYVPNMLHRAATDRIHAHRPDIFFGTCTPPDKHGFVSLSLGITYEKDIMDHARLVVLEVNPRLPRTFGDTQVHVSEVDYFVEHDQEVPSLPAPVPNATDLQIGAYIADLVEDGSTLQLGIGGIPNAAALALKGKKDLGVHTEMLVDSMMELYQMGVITNARKALKPGKFLTTFAMGSRKFYDWLDDNVAVEFQRGSWVNNPAIVAQNSRMVSVNTCISVDFTGQVASESIGTSQYSGTGGQSDTAQGAVAGFDGLGKSIIACYSTAKNGTVSTITPTLPLGSAVTLHRSHVDHVVTEHGVARLRGRTVRERTQELISIAHPDFRAELIEQARKLGYL; this is encoded by the coding sequence ATGAATGCCCAGGATATCTACCGCAGCAAGCGGATCACCATCGACGAGGCCGTCTCCCACATTCAGAGCGACAACGATGTGATCGTCGCCCAGTGCGCCTCGGAGCCCCAGGGCTGCATGTCGCGCTTCCACATCGTCGGGGACCGTGTGCGGAATGTCCGCGTGTTCTCGGTGCTGACCCTCAAGGAATACGACTTCTACATGAAGAAGGAGATGCAGGGCCACTTTGAGCTGGCCTCTTGGTTCCACGCGCCGGGCTCCCGCGCCGCCCTCAAGGCCGGTACGGGCACCGTGACCTATGTGCCGAACATGCTCCACCGCGCGGCCACGGATCGCATCCATGCCCACCGGCCCGACATCTTCTTCGGCACCTGCACGCCGCCGGACAAGCACGGCTTCGTCTCCCTCTCGCTGGGCATCACCTACGAGAAGGACATCATGGACCACGCCCGCCTGGTCGTCCTCGAGGTGAACCCGCGCCTTCCGCGGACCTTCGGCGACACCCAGGTCCATGTATCCGAGGTGGACTACTTCGTCGAGCACGACCAGGAAGTTCCCTCCCTGCCCGCTCCCGTACCCAACGCGACCGACCTCCAAATCGGCGCCTACATCGCGGACCTCGTGGAGGACGGCTCCACCCTCCAGCTGGGTATCGGCGGCATCCCCAACGCCGCGGCCCTCGCCCTCAAGGGCAAGAAGGACCTCGGCGTCCACACCGAGATGCTTGTGGATTCGATGATGGAGCTCTACCAGATGGGCGTCATCACGAACGCCCGGAAGGCGCTGAAGCCGGGAAAGTTCCTTACGACCTTCGCCATGGGCTCGCGGAAGTTCTACGACTGGCTGGACGACAATGTGGCCGTGGAGTTCCAGCGCGGCAGCTGGGTGAACAATCCCGCCATCGTCGCGCAGAACTCCAGGATGGTCTCGGTCAACACCTGCATCTCGGTGGATTTCACGGGGCAGGTGGCCAGCGAATCCATCGGCACCAGCCAGTACTCGGGCACCGGCGGCCAGTCCGACACGGCTCAGGGGGCGGTGGCCGGCTTCGATGGCCTGGGCAAGAGCATCATCGCCTGCTACAGCACCGCCAAGAACGGCACCGTCTCCACCATCACCCCGACGCTGCCCCTGGGCTCGGCCGTGACCCTGCACCGCTCCCATGTGGACCATGTCGTCACCGAGCATGGCGTGGCGCGGCTGCGCGGCCGGACCGTGCGCGAGCGGACCCAGGAGCTCATCAGCATCGCCCACCCGGACTTCCGCGCCGAGCTCATCGAGCAGGCCCGGAAGCTCGGCTACCTGTGA
- a CDS encoding alpha/beta fold hydrolase yields the protein MPHLRANGVDLHYEFHGPESGELLVLNNGIFMSTAAWGFQLPELARRYRVLAYDMRGQGKSGHPEGEYSLELHAADLAALMDALKLGPAHMVGTSYGGELNLLMGLRHPERCRSLVIIASVSHSDALCAAMVERWRLAAQLGDGQAFFRLIYADVYSEAFLTERPDLVPLAEARYAALDLPAAVRLIESFQKFNITSDLHRIQVPTCIVSAELDLLKPRKYGEIMHRAIPGAEFHLIAGAGHVVVVERAAEVNTLILGFLAKHAA from the coding sequence ATGCCCCACCTGCGCGCCAACGGCGTTGATCTCCACTACGAATTCCACGGTCCCGAATCCGGCGAGCTCCTCGTGCTCAACAACGGCATCTTCATGAGCACGGCCGCCTGGGGATTCCAGCTGCCCGAGCTGGCCCGACGGTACCGGGTGCTGGCCTACGACATGCGAGGCCAGGGCAAAAGCGGGCACCCCGAGGGCGAGTATTCCCTGGAGCTGCACGCCGCGGACCTGGCGGCCCTGATGGATGCCCTGAAGCTCGGCCCGGCCCACATGGTCGGCACCTCCTACGGCGGCGAGCTGAACCTGCTCATGGGCCTCCGGCATCCGGAGCGCTGCCGCAGCCTGGTGATCATCGCCTCGGTTTCCCACAGTGATGCGCTGTGCGCGGCCATGGTGGAGCGGTGGCGGCTGGCGGCCCAGCTCGGCGACGGACAGGCCTTCTTCCGACTCATCTACGCCGATGTCTACTCCGAAGCCTTCCTGACGGAGCGCCCCGACTTGGTCCCCCTGGCCGAGGCCCGGTACGCCGCCCTCGACCTGCCCGCCGCCGTACGCCTCATCGAGAGTTTCCAGAAGTTCAACATCACTTCGGATCTGCACCGCATCCAGGTGCCCACCTGCATCGTTTCGGCGGAGCTCGATCTCCTCAAGCCCCGGAAGTACGGGGAGATCATGCACCGGGCCATTCCCGGAGCCGAGTTCCACCTGATCGCAGGGGCCGGCCATGTCGTCGTCGTGGAGCGGGCGGCAGAGGTCAACACCCTCATTCTCGGCTTCCTGGCCAAGCACGCCGCGTGA
- a CDS encoding branched-chain amino acid ABC transporter permease yields MIFSRLLSGDLPRSRVLAVLLLAILAGLLLTPFAFPGAKALNVAAKICIFIVLVSSFDLLLGYTGIVSFAHTMFFGIGAYGVAIALNRMGPTWTGVAVGVAAALLLSLVLSLLIGLFSLRVKAMFYAMITLAVATAFQTFASQLSDFTGGEDGLTFKVPELLSPGFSLSEHPFLGVSLDGRLIAFYLLVAVMLVLFLLMLRIVNSPFGRVLQAIRENAFRAEALGYRTVVYRTYSNVLSACFATLAGALLALWLRYNGPDTSLSFEIMIDILLMVVIGGMGTLYGSVVGATLFIIVQNYLQDLMKLASEGMSKVPLVRDLLHPDRWLLWLGILFVLSVYRFPTGIVGKLRAKARAKA; encoded by the coding sequence ATGATCTTCAGCCGTCTGCTTTCCGGTGACCTGCCCCGCAGCCGCGTGCTCGCGGTGCTCCTGCTGGCCATCCTGGCCGGGCTCCTGCTCACCCCCTTCGCCTTTCCCGGGGCCAAGGCCCTGAATGTCGCCGCCAAGATCTGCATCTTCATCGTCCTGGTGTCGAGCTTCGACCTGCTGCTGGGCTACACCGGCATCGTCTCCTTCGCCCACACCATGTTCTTCGGCATCGGCGCCTACGGTGTCGCCATCGCCCTGAACCGCATGGGGCCCACCTGGACCGGCGTGGCGGTGGGTGTGGCCGCAGCCCTCCTCCTCTCGCTCGTGCTGTCCCTGCTGATCGGCCTGTTCAGCCTGCGGGTGAAGGCCATGTTCTACGCCATGATCACCTTGGCCGTGGCGACGGCCTTTCAGACCTTCGCCTCCCAGCTATCGGACTTCACCGGGGGCGAAGACGGACTCACCTTCAAAGTCCCGGAGTTGCTGTCGCCGGGCTTCTCCCTCTCGGAGCACCCCTTCCTGGGCGTATCCCTGGACGGGCGCCTGATCGCCTTCTACCTGCTGGTGGCCGTCATGCTGGTGCTCTTCCTCCTCATGCTCCGCATCGTCAACTCGCCCTTCGGCCGCGTGCTGCAGGCGATCCGCGAGAATGCCTTCCGGGCGGAGGCCCTGGGCTACCGGACCGTGGTGTACCGCACCTATTCGAATGTCCTTTCCGCCTGCTTCGCCACCCTGGCGGGCGCCCTGCTGGCCCTCTGGCTGCGCTACAACGGCCCCGACACCTCGCTCTCTTTCGAGATCATGATCGACATCCTGCTCATGGTGGTGATCGGCGGCATGGGCACCCTCTACGGCTCGGTGGTGGGGGCCACGCTGTTCATCATCGTGCAGAACTACCTGCAGGATCTGATGAAGCTGGCCAGCGAGGGGATGAGCAAGGTGCCCCTGGTGCGAGACCTCCTCCACCCCGACCGTTGGCTGCTCTGGCTCGGCATCCTCTTCGTCCTGAGTGTCTACCGCTTCCCCACCGGCATCGTCGGGAAGCTCCGGGCCAAGGCCCGCGCCAAGGCCTGA
- a CDS encoding branched-chain amino acid ABC transporter permease, whose product MNAVTPSTLALDALPTVRPDRIPLLLLPVLALVAIPLTGSFSTWVTLTFAGLAMGMIIFIIASGLTLVFGLMDVLNFGHGVFITLGAFLATSVLGRMTGWTESESLARNLLAVLPAMAAAMAVAGGVGLAFERLIIRPVYGQPLKQIMITMGGMIVGVELIKVIWGAQAIPLPLPVAFRGSLLFGEAAVEKYRLISVVIGLCVFAVMFWVLSRTKVGLLIRAGVQDREMVESLGYRIGRLFIGVFVAGSALAGLGGVMWGLYQQTVTPEMGGQINVLLFIVIIIGGMGSVGGCFIGSLLVGLMANYAGFLAPKVALFSNILLMVIVLMWRPEGLYPVGKR is encoded by the coding sequence ATGAACGCTGTCACCCCCTCAACCCTGGCCCTGGACGCGCTGCCGACGGTGCGTCCGGACCGGATCCCGCTGCTGCTGCTCCCCGTGCTGGCCCTCGTAGCCATCCCGCTCACCGGATCCTTCTCCACCTGGGTCACGCTCACCTTCGCCGGCCTGGCCATGGGCATGATCATCTTCATCATCGCCTCGGGCCTGACCCTGGTCTTCGGCCTCATGGATGTGCTCAACTTCGGCCACGGCGTGTTCATCACCCTCGGGGCCTTCCTCGCCACCTCGGTCCTGGGCCGCATGACCGGCTGGACCGAGAGCGAATCCCTGGCCCGCAACCTCCTGGCCGTGCTGCCGGCCATGGCCGCAGCCATGGCGGTGGCCGGGGGCGTGGGTCTCGCCTTCGAGCGGCTGATCATCCGGCCGGTCTACGGCCAGCCCCTGAAACAGATCATGATCACCATGGGCGGGATGATTGTCGGCGTCGAGCTGATCAAGGTCATCTGGGGGGCGCAGGCCATCCCGCTGCCCCTGCCGGTGGCCTTCCGCGGCTCCCTGCTGTTCGGCGAGGCGGCCGTGGAGAAGTACCGGCTGATCTCCGTGGTCATCGGCCTCTGCGTGTTCGCCGTGATGTTCTGGGTGCTCAGCCGCACCAAGGTCGGCCTCCTGATCCGGGCCGGCGTGCAGGACCGCGAGATGGTGGAGAGCCTGGGCTACCGCATCGGCCGGCTGTTCATCGGCGTCTTCGTGGCGGGGTCCGCCCTGGCGGGCCTGGGCGGCGTCATGTGGGGCCTCTACCAGCAGACCGTCACGCCCGAGATGGGCGGCCAGATCAATGTGCTGCTCTTCATCGTCATCATCATCGGCGGCATGGGCTCCGTGGGCGGATGCTTCATCGGCTCCCTGCTGGTGGGCCTGATGGCGAACTACGCCGGCTTCCTCGCCCCCAAGGTGGCCCTCTTCTCCAACATCCTCCTGATGGTGATCGTCCTGATGTGGCGACCTGAGGGGCTCTATCCGGTGGGGAAGCGATGA